One genomic region from Amia ocellicauda isolate fAmiCal2 chromosome 4, fAmiCal2.hap1, whole genome shotgun sequence encodes:
- the islr2 gene encoding immunoglobulin superfamily containing leucine-rich repeat protein 2 — protein sequence MAEITLGYLGLWTVFIGIAQCCPEPCVCVDKYAHQFADCAYKDLLVVPEGLPSNVTTLSLSANKITSLLSTSFVDVTQVTSLWLAHNEIVTIEKGTLAVLVQLRNLDLSHNKIVNFPWDDLYNLTALQLLKMNNNEMVNLPRDAFSTLKDLRSLRINNNKFTSILQGTFDSLSSMSHLQIYHNPFTCSCSLEWLRDWISNAQISVPEQVSIVCEAPEDLKGFQVSKIPKLKCEAPTVRITTQSNIENLSEGSMVMLQCETEGSPKPDIQWKINTGNQEIEFNLPAADTENNDLPLVNSKLGANRFLAFKNGTLIIPRISRKEDGSYTCSATNEQGSEESSVKVVVSGTVKYANTIQDVTDNKFIIERKPGPKTSETNVISWPKPEERSKTSPTGSSYITVNSEHDGQGAKMPSFGDKCGINDETQYISNHAFNQSSDELKQHTFDFGVIALEVSETEAKVQLKAYQVSPEKLPLHMLYLCVSTGNGHSVIQWSRIGEGLNSYRFQGLDPGTNYTLCLTYTGEDCQVQVVFTTRKKFPSLLIIVVVSMFLLALATVPLLGATCCHLLYKYQGKTYKLIMKAQNPDQMEKHMSADFDPRASYVESEKNFNPSELCEEEGEIEGEEGEGEGEVEGSMVNESITESQSKTNQEEFEVGSEYSDRLPLGAEAVNISEEINGNYKQPAR from the coding sequence ATGGCAGAAATAACCCTGGGCTACCTTGGCTTGTGGACAGTGTTCATTGGCATTgcacagtgctgcccagagccctgtgtctgtgtggacaAATATGCCCATCAGTTTGCTGACTGTGCCTACAAGGATCTGCTCGTGGTGCCTGAAGGCTTGCCATCCAATGTGACAACCCTCAGCCTGTCTGCCAACAAAATCACATCGCTCCTGTCAACATCTTTCGTGGATGTCACCCAGGTTACGTCTTTATGGCTGGCCCACAACGAAATTGTGACCATCGAGAAGGGGACGCTGGCAGTGCTGGTGCAGCTAAGGAACCTGGATCTCAGCCACAACAAAATTGTCAATTTCCCCTGGGATGACTTGTACAACCTTACAGCCCTGCAGCTCCTCAAAATGAACAACAACGAAATGGTCAACCTGCCCAGAGATGCTTTCTCGACTCTCAAAGATCTGAGATCACTGCGCATAAATAATAACAAGTTCACTTCGATTCTGCAAGGGACATTCGACTCGCTGAGCTCAATGTCTCACCTTCAGATCTATCACAACCCATTCACTTGTTCCTGCTCCCTGGAGTGGCTGAGGGATTGGATTTCCAATGCCCAGATCTCTGTACCAGAGCAGGTTTCTATTGTATGTGAAGCTCCTGAGGACCTGAAAGGATTTCAGGTCTCAAAAATCCCTAAATTGAAATGTGAAGCTCCAACCGTGCGCATAACTACCCAGTCCAACATTGAAAATCTCAGTGAGGGCTCTATGGTGATGTTGCAGTGTGAAACTGAAGGGAGCCCCAAGCCAGACATCCAGTGGAAAATAAACACTGGGAATCAAGAAATTGAGTTCAATTTGCCCGCTGCTGATACTGAAAATAATGACTTACCTTTGGTGAATTCTAAGCTGGGTGCCAATCGATTCCTGGCATTTAAAAATGGCACATTAATCATCCCCCGCATTAGCAGGAAGGAAGATGGTAGCTACACATGCTCAGCCACCAATGAACAGGGCAGTGAAGAGAGCTCAGTCAAAGTAGTAGTTTCTGGCACTGTGAAATATGCCAATACCATACAGGATGTGACCGACAATAAGTTCATTATTGAACGTAAGCCTGGGCCAAAGACCTCTGAAACCAATGTGATCAGCTGGCCAAAGCCAGAGGAGAGGAGTAAGACCTCACCAACCGGATCCAGCTACATTACTGTGAACTCTGAGCATGACGGACAGGGAGCCAAGATGCCATCTTTTGGTGACAAGTGTGGCATCAATGATGAAACTCAGTACATTTCTAACCATGCATTTAATCAGAGCTCTGATGAGCTTAAGCAGCACACCTTTGATTTTGGGGTCATTGCCTTGGAAGTATCAGAAACTGAAGCTAAAGTGCAGCTCAAAGCCTACCAGGTGTCTCCAGAGAAATTGCCCCTCCATATGTTATACCTATGTGTCAGCACAGGAAATGGGCACTCAGTGATTCAGTGGTCCAGGATAGGAGAAGGCCTAAATTCATATCGTTTTCAGGGTTTGGACCCTGGTACTAATTACACGCTGTGCCTCACATACACAGGGGAAGACTGCCAGGTCCAAGTGGTTTTCACGACTAGGAAGAAATTTCCTTCACTGCTCATCATAGTTGTAGTGAGCATGTTTTTACTAGCTTTGGCCACTGTTCCGTTATTGGGAGCTACCTGCTGCCACTTGCTGTACAAATACCAAGGCAAAACATACAAGCTAATCATGAAGGCACAGAACCCAGATCAGATGGAAAAGCACATGTCGGCCGACTTCGATCCCAGAGCTTCTTACGTTGAATCAGAGAAGAACTTCAATCCAAGTGAGCTGTGCGAGGAAGAGGGCGAGATCGAGGGGGAAGAGGGCGAAGGGGAAGGAGAAGTGGAGGGCAGTATGGTTAACGAGTCTATTACCGAGTCGCAGTCTAAAACTAACCAAGAGGAATTCGAGGTGGGTTCCGAGTACAGCGACCGATTGCCACTGGGGGCCGAGGCTGTGAACATCTCTGAAGAAATCAACGGCAACTACAAGCAGCCAGCTCGCTGA